The segment TCCTCCATCGCGCCCCGATAGCCGGCATGCCGCTCGGGCGACGAATCGGCGTCCTGGACCTCGCCGATGTAATACACCGGCCGGCGATGCCGATCGATCAGAAAATGCACCGCCCGGTACACCGCTACGCTGTCATCCGAACCGACAGTGCTCAACGGCAGACCGCTCAGGCCGCGAAAGCTCACGATGGGAAAACCGCGATCGATCAGCCGCGCCAGCACAGCGACGTAGCGGGGATCCTTGTACGGGTACACCATGATCCCATCCACCCCGTAATCCGCGATCCGTTCCAACGCGTCCAGCGCCTCCTCGTTCGTGGCGAACAGGCAGTTCCCAAACTCCACCCCTCGCGGCTCACAGTACCGCCGGATGCCCTCGAGCCGCTTGGTGATCCCGTAATCCGGCGCCGCCGCCCACACCGTCGCCATCGACACCCGCCGCTCGGTCCGCTGCGACCGGTCACTTTCCACGCCGCCGCCCTCTTCAGGCACCAGAATCCCCCGGTGCGGCAGCTTGACCAGATGCCCCTCCTCCGCCAACGTCCCCAACGCCTTGCGAAGCGTCATCCGGGCCACGCCGTAGCGCTTCGCCAACTCGGTCTCCGGCGGCAAGAGTTGACCCGCAGCGAACGCTCCTTCACGGATGTGCTCGCGCAGCAGTTGGGCCAGTTGAGGGGCCTTGCGATAACTCGATGGTTCCAGTTGCGTATGCATTCGATTTCTCGTGTACAACTAGTCTAGATATAGTCTACAAACAATTAGATAATCGCGTCAAGGGTTTATTTATAATCATTATGCCTAATCGACGGTGGCATAGCAGTGCCGAATCTGCTTTGACATCACTATGACAAGAGGTTGGAAAGGCGGTACAATCACCCCCTTGTATCTGAAAGCAGAGACTACGAAACGCTCAGAGCGAAGGAAGCCATCAATGACCGAAGAGAAGAAGGTATACACCACCGCGTTGATAGGGGCTGGGGCCCGCGGCGTGGATCAACTGGCCGGACGGGCGGTGGCCACCGGGCGGTTTCGCTTTGTCGCCGTCTGCGATCCCAGCCAGGACGGCCGCGAATTCTTCAAGAGCCGCATCAGCCGCGACGTCCGCGAATTTGAATCGTTCGACGACCTGATGGCCTGGAACGACTTTGACGTCGCCGTCATCACCTCGCCCGACTTCGCCCACGAAGCACAAGCCGGTGCCTGCCTCGAAGCCGGCAAGGACCTGCTGCTGGAAAAACCCATCGCCATCAGCCACGCCGGCGGCACGCGGGTCGTCGAGGCGGCCGAGCGAAACAAGCGCGTGGTCGTCGTCGGTTTCGTCCTGCGGTACGCTCCGCTCTATGCCCGCGCCAAGGAACTCGTCGACCAGGGCTGGATCGGCAAGCTGACCACCATCTGGGTGCTGCATTCGGTCAAGAGCGGCTCGGACTGGTATTTCCACGACTGGCACGGCACCTTCGCCAACACCGGCGGCCTGCTGTTGCAGAAGGGCAGCCACGATTTCGACATCATCAACTGGTTCGCCGGTTCGCGGGTCCAACAGGTTTCCGCGATCGGCTCGCGCGACGTCTTCGGCGGCGATAAGCCCAACGGCCTGCGCTGTCCGCAGTGCGGCGAACGGCACGCGTGCCCCGAACGGATGCCCGACGACCACCCGCGGACCCAGTGCGCGTTCCGCCGCGAGATCGACTGCCTCGACAATCACATGGTCCTGATGGAGTTCGAGAACGGCGTGAAGGCCAGCTACGACGAATGCCACTACACGCCGGATGACAATCGCGAGTACATCTTCATCGGCACCAAGGGCAAGCTCAAGCTCGACGATCGGGCGGGCAAGCTGACCATGGAGCTGCGCCACAGCGGCGACGTGATGGAATACAGACCCTCAGCCGGTCGCGAAGGCCACGGCGGCGGCGACCCGCGACTCATCGAAGACCTGGCCCACGCCATCGACTCGCGAACCCAACCCCTGGCCGGCGTGAAGGCCGGTCTCGAGTCGATCCGCGTCGGTCTGATGGCTCACGAATCTATCCGCCGCGACGGGCAAGTGGTCCGCGATCTCGAATAGTGCGTCGTAGGGTCATCCGCCTCTGGTGGATGGCCTGGCGGCGTCCTTACCGCTTCCGGCACGCTTCGATTAGATCCAGGCATCCTTGGACGAACTTCTCGCCCGCGCCCTGGGCGTACGGCAGCGGTCGGTGGTCGTCGCCGAGGCTGTAGTAGCGGACCAGCGTATACATCTCGTAGCCGCCGCGACGCCGGTCCTCATCGGTTCCAAGATACCCGTCGGCGCCGTTGCCCATCGCCATGAGCAAAGTATCGGCGAGCGGGCTTCGCGCGGCCAGGTCCAGGCCCAGTTCCACGAACGGTTCGCCCGAGGCGAACACCAGGCCCAGATCGTCCACCACGATGCTGGTGATCCGCCGGGGCCAGCTCGTGGGAAACGCCCAGCCGTCGGCCAGCGCCTGGCGCACCTGGCGGGCCCACTCGGCCAGCGGACGGGCGTGCGACTTCTTCTTCTCCACCGGCCAGTCTTTCTTGCAGTTGACGCCCAGCACCCACTCGAGCCGCGGGTCGCGATCCAGATCGGCGATGAACCGCTCGACCTCCGCGATCTCGCGTTCCAGCGTCTGCGGATCCGGCGGCGGATCGAGGGGAAGATCGACCTCGCCCGACACCACCGCCATCCGATGCGGCGGCTTGGTGCGGATCGACTCGAACGTCTCAGCGACCAGGTTCGCCAGGTTCAG is part of the Phycisphaerae bacterium genome and harbors:
- a CDS encoding substrate-binding domain-containing protein, translating into MHTQLEPSSYRKAPQLAQLLREHIREGAFAAGQLLPPETELAKRYGVARMTLRKALGTLAEEGHLVKLPHRGILVPEEGGGVESDRSQRTERRVSMATVWAAAPDYGITKRLEGIRRYCEPRGVEFGNCLFATNEEALDALERIADYGVDGIMVYPYKDPRYVAVLARLIDRGFPIVSFRGLSGLPLSTVGSDDSVAVYRAVHFLIDRHRRPVYYIGEVQDADSSPERHAGYRGAMEDAGFGDLVESHTWRMDTSSVDPRYWPMDNKWLPGFQVAERLLAEAACPMSIFAVNDYTALGVYKAAERCGLTIGRDVCVVGADDLPLAEMLDPRLTTLHASTEQIGFEAARLLHRIIEKKANPPISVRLAAEFVVRGSTGNC
- a CDS encoding Gfo/Idh/MocA family oxidoreductase yields the protein MTEEKKVYTTALIGAGARGVDQLAGRAVATGRFRFVAVCDPSQDGREFFKSRISRDVREFESFDDLMAWNDFDVAVITSPDFAHEAQAGACLEAGKDLLLEKPIAISHAGGTRVVEAAERNKRVVVVGFVLRYAPLYARAKELVDQGWIGKLTTIWVLHSVKSGSDWYFHDWHGTFANTGGLLLQKGSHDFDIINWFAGSRVQQVSAIGSRDVFGGDKPNGLRCPQCGERHACPERMPDDHPRTQCAFRREIDCLDNHMVLMEFENGVKASYDECHYTPDDNREYIFIGTKGKLKLDDRAGKLTMELRHSGDVMEYRPSAGREGHGGGDPRLIEDLAHAIDSRTQPLAGVKAGLESIRVGLMAHESIRRDGQVVRDLE